One stretch of Arachis duranensis cultivar V14167 chromosome 1, aradu.V14167.gnm2.J7QH, whole genome shotgun sequence DNA includes these proteins:
- the LOC107469919 gene encoding chaperone protein dnaJ 49, giving the protein MDGNKDDALKCLKIGKQALESGDRNRALKFLTKARRLDPTLPVDDLLSATEGTAAAESNPNSRFETPAPTPEVRSSASSPKSFSNDQPSIRRRVSAAEPSSSSSSVSYTEEQVTVVREIRRKKNYYEILGLEKSCTVDDVRKAYRKLSLKVHPDKNKAPGSEEAFKSVSKAFQCLSNDENRRKYDLAGEDESLFEQRAAARPGPRAYRHGYYEADFDAEEIFRNFFFGGMAPTTQFGGFSFGPGMGPRPADNGSGGGFNIRALIQLLPVLLILLLNFLPSSDPVYSLSRSYPYEFRYITPKGVHYYVKTTKFNEEYPIGSTERATIEERVEREYFSILRQNCRLEVQRRQWGYIQETPHCEMLRKFDSVN; this is encoded by the coding sequence ATGGATGGGAACAAGGACGACGCGCTCAAATGCTTGAAAATTGGGAAACAGGCTTTAGAATCTGGGGATCGAAACCGCGCCTTGAAGTTCCTTACCAAGGCTCGCCGCCTCGACCCAACGCTTCCCGTCGACGACCTTTTGTCGGCTACAGAAGGCACTGCGGCGGCCGAGTCAAACCCTAATTCACGATTCGAAACGCCAGCGCCAACCCCCGAGGTGCGTTCCAGCGCGTCGTCGCCAAAATCGTTCTCAAACGATCAACCCTCAATCCGACGAAGGGTTTCGGCAGCTGAACCCTCTTCGTCTTCATCATCGGTATCATACACGGAGGAGCAAGTCACCGTGGTTAGAGAGATTCGGAGGAAGAAGAACTATTATGAGATTCTAGGGTTGGAGAAGAGTTGCACTGTGGATGACGTGCGAAAAGCCTACAGAAAACTCTCCCTGAAGGTTCATCCTGATAAGAACAAAGCTCCGGGCTCTGAAGAAGCCTTCAAGTCCGTTTCAAAGGCGTTTCAGTGTCTCAGCAATGATGAGAATAGAAGAAAGTATGATCTTGCCGGAGAAGATGAGTCCCTCTTCGAGCAGCGGGCCGCTGCCAGGCCGGGCCCCAGGGCCTATCGCCATGGGTACTATGAGGCTGATTTTGATGCTGAGGAGATTTTCAGGAACTTCTTCTTTGGTGGGATGGCTCCTACAACCCAATTTGGTGGGTTCAGTTTTGGGCCTGGGATGGGTCCTAGGCCGGCGGATAATGGCTCCGGTGGTGGCTTCAACATTCGAGCTTTGATTCAGCTGCTCCCTGTTCTGCTGATTCTGCTGTtgaatttcttgccttcttcgGATCCTGTGTATTCTCTTTCAAGGTCTTATCCTTATGAATTTCGGTACATTACCCCGAAGGGTGTTCACTACTATGTTAAGACAACCAAGTTCAATGAGGAGTATCCTATAGGTAGCACGGAACGGGCTACAATTGAAGAAAGGGTTGAGAGGGAATACTTCAGCATTCTTCGGCAGAATTGTCGTCTCGAGGTGCAGCGTCGCCAATGGGGGTATATCCAGGAAACGCCACACTGTGAGATGCTCCGGAAGTTTGATTCCGTGAATTGA
- the LOC107469910 gene encoding adenine nucleotide transporter BT1, chloroplastic/mitochondrial-like, producing the protein MGRVQGVEYGCRDVVIRRIKLEWVSHGDNVHVHPTGLFASVGQAGFGFGISPNPPPARDNAAKLPLANSSMKNVLIPDEFGFQTTTRFKGFLLSDEHEEAALEVDEEGLMMNKKRKKGFKLKFKIGNPSLRRLISGAIAGAVSRTAVAPLETIRTHLMVGSCGRSSVQVFQSIMEVDGWKGLFRGNFANVIRVAPSKAIELFAYDTIKKQLSPKPGEQPKIPIPASLISGAVAGVSSTLCTYPLELLKTRLTVQRGVYKNLLDAFLRIVREEGPAELYRGLTPSLIGVIPYAATNYLAYDTLRKAYKKALNKEEIGNVMTLLIGSAAGAFSSTATFPLEVARKHMQAGAINGRQYSNMLHALMSILEKEGVAGLYRGLGPSCFKLVPAAGISFMCYEACKRILVENEES; encoded by the exons ATGGGAAGGGTGCAAGGTGTTGAATATGGCTGCAGAGATGTAGTAATACGCAGAATAAAGTTAGAATGGGTATCACATGGGGATAACGTTCATGTTCATCCAACTGGCCTATTTGCAAGTGTTGGTCAAGCAGGATTTGGCTTTGGTATTTCACCAAATCCACCACCTGCTCGAGACAATGCCGCAAAACTCCCCTTGGCTAATTCTTCCATGAAGAACGTGTTGATACCTGATGAGTTTGGTTTTCAAACTACAACAAGGTTTAAAGGATTTTTGTTGAGTGATGAGCATGAAGAAGCTGCACTTGAAGTTGATGAGGAAGGCCTTatgatgaataagaaaaggaagaaggggTTTAAGCTGAAGTTTAAGATTGGGAATCCATCTTTGAGGAGGTTGATAAGTGGGGCTATTGCAGGTGCAGTGTCAAGGACTGCGGTGGCGCCGCTGGAGACCATAAGAACACATTTGATGGTGGGGAGCTGCGGACGTAGCTCCGTTCAAGTGTTTCAGTCTATCATGGAAGTTGATGGATGGAAAGGCTTGTTCAGAGGAAATTTTGCTAATGTCATCCGTGTTGCTCCAAGCAAGGCCATTGAG CTGTTTGCTTATGATACAATCAAGAAGCAATTGTCTCCTAAACCTGGAGAGCAACCGAAAATCCCTATTCCTGCCTCATTAATTTCAGGAGCTGTTGCTGGAGTTAGCTCTACCTTATGTACCTACCCTCTTGAGCTACTCAAAACTCGTCTAACTGTCCAG AGAGGGGTGTACAAGAACTTGCTTGACGCATTCCTGAGAATTGTTCGAGAAGAAGGTCCTGCAGAGCTTTATAGAGGCCTCACCCCAAGCCTAATTGGTGTAATCCCTTATGCTGCTACAAACTATCTTGCCTATGATACACTGAGAAAAGCTTACAAGAAAGCTTTGAATAAGGAAGAAATTGGGAATGTGATGACCCTCTTAATTGGATCTGCTGCTGGTGCATTCTCAAGCACTGCAACATTTCCACTTGAGGTTGCTCGTAAGCATATGCAAGCTGGGGCTATAAATGGAAGGCAATACAGTAACATGCTTCATGCCCTCATGAGTATACTCGAGAAGGAAGGGGTTGCAGGGTTGTATAGAGGTTTGGGACCAAGCTGCTTCAAGCTAGTTCCTGCTGCAGGGATTTCTTTCATGTGCTATGAAGCTTGCAAGAGAATACTTGTTGAAAATGAAGAGAGTTAG
- the LOC107471431 gene encoding DEAD-box ATP-dependent RNA helicase 52B, with protein MRGPLLVANKHFFCPRATWQGSCRLLNRPFRCFNFDAYESVPVEVSGDEVPLPVESFMETDFHQVLKTNIERCKYVKPTPIQRHAIPIASAGRDLMACAQTGSGKTAAFCFPIISVILKNRRPGFNSVVRDRGGTVSYPTALILSPTRELSCQIHDEAKKFAHQTGVKVVVAYGGAAITQQLRNLEKGVDILVATPGRLVDIIERGRVSLTRIKILALDEADRMLDMGFEQQIRKIVEQMDMPPPGVRQTMLFSATFPDDIQKLASDFLSNYIFLSVGRVGSSTELIVQKVEYVEDNEKINHLVDLLHGQNARGANGKPALTLVFVETKRGADILESTLTRKGFRAIAIHGDKVQMERERALRSFKKGATPIMVATDVASRGLDIPHVAHVINYDLPRNIDDYVHRIGRTGRAGKSGFATGFFSYKNNHLAKPLVDLLQEAKQEIPSWLSQYAGESSPYDGTGGSHPSQQYGGRDFRNVTEPEVENYDNHSTTFGDSYNADYTFDIKDSNEYADSSSYEMANSVPPATSCHYTYANTDLYGGGNVEDGPGGYASIVATGWD; from the exons ATGAGAGGGCCGCTTCTAGTTGCAAATAAG CACTTCTTCTGCCCCCGCGCCACGTGGCAAGGGTCGTGCCGGTTACTCAACCGCCCCTTCCGGTGCTTCAACTTCGACGCGTACGAATCTGTACCGGTGGAGGTTAGCGGCGACGAAGTTCCCCTGCCGGTGGAATCGTTCATGGAAACCGATTTCCACCAAGTTCTGAAGACGAACATCGAGCGGTGCAAGTACGTGAAGCCTACGCCGATTCAGCGACACGCCATTCCCATTGCTTCCGCCGGCCGTGACTTGATGGCGTGCGCGCAGACTGGGTCCGGTAAAACGGCGGCGTTTTGCTTCCCGATCATTTCTGTTATTCTTAAGAATCGTCGTCCGGGGTTTAATTCTGTGGTTCGTGATCGTGGCGGCACTGTTTCATATCCAACGGCACTTATTCTTTCTCCTACTAGAGAATTATCCTGCCAG ATACATGATGAAGCGAAGAAGTTTGCTCATCAAACTGGAGTGAAGGTTGTTGTTGCTTATGGTGGAGCTGCAATAACTCAGCAG CTGCGGAATTTAGAGAAGGGTGTTGATATACTTGTTGCTACTCCTGGGAGGTTGGTGGATATCATTGAAAGAGGGAGGGTTTCTTTGACAAGGATAAAGATTCTTGCTTTGGATGAGGCTGATCGAATGTTGGACATGGGATTTGAGCAGCAGATACGCAAGATTGTTGAGCAGATGGACATGCCTCCACCTGGTGTTAGGCAAACTATGCTTTTCAGCGCTACATTCCCTGATGATATTCAG AAGCTTGCATCTGACTTTCTATCAAACTACATATTCCTATCTGTTGGAAGGGTTGGTTCTAGCACTGAATTGATTGTGCAGAAAGTTGAATATGTTGAGGATAATGAAAAGATTAACCATCTAGTGGATCTACTCCATGGTCAAAATGCACGTGGCGCCAACGGGAAG CCTGCTTTGACTCTTGTATTTGTTGAAACAAAGAGGGGAGCGGATATTTTAGAATCTACCTTGACGAGAAAAGGGTTTCGTGCTATTGCAATACATGGTGACAAAGTTCAAATG GAAAGGGAACGAGCTTTAAGATCCTTCAAAAAAGGTGCGACTCCTATCATGGTGGCGACAGATGTTGCTTCCAGAGGTTTGGATATCCCGCATGTGGCCCATGTCATCAATTATGATTTGCCAAGAAACATTGATGACTATGTTCATAGAATTGGCAGAACTGGCCGTGCTGGCAAATCTGGTTTTGCCACTGGCTTCTTCAGCTACAAGAACAATCATCTTGCAAAGCCTCTTGTTGACCTCTTGCAGGAAGCAAAGCAAGAAATTCCTTCTTGGCTGAGCCAATATGCTGGTGAGTCTTCACCATATGATGGCACTGGTGGTAGCCATCCATCTCAGCAGTATGGTGGCCGTGACTTCCGAAATGTTACTGAACCTGAAGTGGAGAATTATGACAACCACTCCACTACTTTTGGCGATTCATATAATGCTGATTATACATTTGACATAAAAGACTCCAATGAATATGCTGATTCGTCATCTTATGAGATGGCAAATTCAGTTCCTCCTGCTACCAGTTGTCATTATACTTATGCCAATACTGACTTGTATGGAGGTGGCAACGTTGAAGATGGTCCTGGAGGTTATGCATCGATTGTTGCAACTGGATGGGACTAG
- the LOC107469900 gene encoding probable ethanolamine kinase produces MEVAEQKACQGYASLNILSSPLTIDPSLPLPHIKNHIVELCKDMFKDWSKLDDSCFLVERISGGITNLLLKVSVKEENCVDVSIAIRLFGLNTDSIIDRQRELQATKYISAAGFGAKWLGVFGNGMVHSFIIANTLTPSDMREPKQAAKIAKQLQRFHQVEIPGSKEPQLWNEIRKFFEQASVLEFDDIKKQKIYETISFAKVHDEIVELKEVTDRLNSPVVYAHNDLLSGNVMINNEQDKVYLIDYEYASYNYRGYDIGNHFAEYAGFDCDYTFYPNRNEQYHFFRHYLKPERPNEVAREDLETLYVEANAYALASHIFWALWALIQAKVSPIDFDYLGYFFLRYKEYKGQKDKYLLLARSYIAGCKINGNIHSDQTHLK; encoded by the exons ATGGAAGTAGCAGAGCAAAAAGCATGTCAAGGCTATGCCTCACTGAATATTCTGTCATCGCCTCTTACTATAGATCCCTCACTACCACTTcctcatatcaagaaccatatTGT GGAGTTGTGCAAGGATATGTTCAAGGACTGGTCAAAGCTGGATGATTCTTGCTTTCTTGTTGAGAGAATATCCGGTGGCATCACAAATTTGT TGCTCAAGGTTTCTGTTAAGGAAGAAAATTGTGTTGATGTCTCTATAGCAATCAGATTGTTTGGACTAAACACTGACAGCATTATCGATCGTCAAAGAGAGTTGCAG GCCACAAAGTACATCTCAGCTGCAGGATTTGGTGCAAAGTGGCTTGGAGTTTTTGGGAATGGCATGGTGCATTCGTTTATCATTGCAAATACTCTTACTCCATCAG ATATGCGAGAGCCAAAGCAGGCTGCTAAAATAGCAAAGCAGTTACAAAGATTTCATCAGGTGGAAATTCCAGGTTCTAAGGAACCTCAATTGTGGAATGAGATCAGGAAGTTCTTTGAGCAAG CATCTGTTCTTGAATTTGATGATATTAAAAAGCAGAAGATTTATGAGACGATTTCTTTTGCGAAAGTCCATGATGAAATAGTGGAGCTCAAG GAGGTAACTGACAGGCTTAATTCTCCTGTGGTTTATGCTCACAATGACTTGCTTTCTGGAAATGTCATGATCAACAATGAACAAG ATAAAGTTTACCTCATTGATTATGAGTATGCATCATACAACTACAGAGGTTATGATATAGGAAATCACTTTGCAGAATATGCAGGCTTTGATTGTGACTACACCTT CTACCCAAATAGGAACGAGCAATACCATTTTTTCAGGCATTACTTAAAACCTGAGAGACCAAACGAG GTAGCTAGGGAGGATCTAGAGACTTTATATGTAGAGGCAAATGCATATGCTCTGGCATCACACATTTTCTGGGCATTGTGGGCTCTAATTCAG GCAAAGGTGTCTCCAATCGATTTTGATTATCTTGGTTACTTTTTCCTTCGCTACAAAGAGTACAAAGGGCAAAAAGACAAGTACTTGTTGCTGGCAAGATCCTATATTGCTGGATGCAAAATTAATGGCAACATTCATTCGGATCAAACTCATCTAAAATGA
- the LOC107469885 gene encoding F-box/kelch-repeat protein At1g55270: MDRVIQPPLVDTTACLCRVDTGLKTVAGAKRYVPGTKLCLRPDIKPSIHPTRNKAARGDRSRNQSPLLPGLPDDLAIACLIRVPRVEHRKLRLVCKRWYRLLTGNFFYSLRKSLGVAEEWIYVIKRDRDGKISWHAFDPVYQLWQPLPPIPKEYSGALGFGCAVLSGCHLYLFGGKDPLKGSMRRVIFYSARTNKWHRAPDMLRRRHFFGSCVINNCLYVAGGENEGVHRSLRSAEVYDPNKNRWSFVSDMSTAMVPFIGVVYNGKWFLKGLGSHRQVMSEVYQPDTDSWYPVFDGMVAGWRNPSTTLNGQLYALDCKDGCKLRLYDEITDSWSKHIDSKMHLGNSRAMEAAALVPLNGKLCIIRNNMSISLVDVSKFEHLNGSSAEHLWETIAGKGQFRTLMTNLWSSLAGRNRLKSHIVHCQVLQA; encoded by the exons ATGGACAGAGTTATTCAACCTCCTTTG GTTGATACGACTGCATGTTTATGTCGAGTAGATACGGGGTTGAAAACTGTTGCTGGAGCAAAGAGGTATGTCCCTGGAACAAAGCTGTGCCTTCGACCAGATATTAAACCATCCATTCACCCGACAAGAAACAAGGCAGCTCGTGGTGACAGAAGCCGGAATCAGTCCCCACTACTTCCAGGACTTCCTGATGATCTAGCTATTGCTTGCCTTATCCGGGTCCCAAGGGTTGAACACCGCAAGCTTCGGTTAGTCTGCAAAAGATGGTATCGTCTCTTGACTGGTAACTTCTTTTACTCACTCCGCAAGAGTCTTGGGGTTGCAGAAGAGTGGATATATGTCATTAAGAGAGACCGAGATGGGAAAATATCATGGCATGCTTTTGATCCTGTGTACCAACTATGGCAGCCCCTGCCTCCAATTCCTAAGGAATACTCTGGAGCTTTGGGTTTTGGCTGTGCAGTTCTAAGTGGTTGTCACCTGTACTTGTTTGGGGGGAAGGATCCACTGAAGGGGTCAATGAGAAGGGTCATCTTTTATAGTGCTAGGACAAATAAATGGCACCGTGCCCCAGATATGCTTCGCAGGCGGCACTTCTTCGGTTCATGTGTCATAAACAATTGTCTGTATGTGGCTGGTGGAGAGAATGAGGGCGTCCATCGGTCCTTGAGATCAGCTGAAGTTTATGATCCTAATAAGAATCGATGGTCATTTGTTTCAGATATGAGCACTGCAATGGTGCCTTTCATAGGTGTTGTCTATAATGGAAAGTGGTTCCTGAAGGGACTTGGTTCTCATCGGCAGGTTATGAGTGAGGTTTACCAGCCAGACACTGATAGCTGGTATCCTGTTTTTGACGGAATGGTTGCCGGCTGGAGGAACCCGAGCACTACTCTCAATGGACAGTTGTATGCCTTGGACTGCAAGGATGGTTGCAAACTTAGGCTTTACGACGAGATTACCGATTCATGGAGCAAACATATTGACAGTAAAATGCATTTAGGGAACTCGCGTGCTATGGAGGCTGCTGCTCTAGTCCCCCTCAATGGCAAACTTTGTATCATCCGGAACAATATGAGCATTTCTCTGGTGGATGTTTCCAAATTCGAACATTTGAACGGATCTTCCGCTGAACATTTATGGGAAACTATTGCAGGGAAAGGACAGTTCAGGACTTTAATGACGAATCTGTGGTCTAGCCTTGCTGGGAGAAACAGGCTCAAAAGCCACATAGTTCACTGTCAGGTTCTTCAAGCTTAA